The DNA sequence ATCTCTGGTTAACCACCGAGGCTGCCGATGCCCTCGGCGATCAGGACTTTCAACGCCTGTTCCGACTTGTTGCCCGTCACGCCCATGCCTCCCAGACCACGATCGGCAGGGCTTGCGGTCTAACCCAGGCGACCGTCAGCAAGATCATGGCCGGCAAACACCGACCAAGATCCCTAGACGTCATCCAACGGATCGCGGCAGGCTTCCAGATCCCCTCTCAAGGTCGCACGGCCCTCGGTCTGCACCCTGATGGACCTGAGCCGAAGACAACAACCCCTACCTCAGAACCTAAGACCCAAGAAACCCCGCGACGCAACCTCCTCGGCCACCTAATCCGAACGCGTCATCAGCAGACAATCGAGGAGGCAGCCAGGGATCTCAAAATGAGCCCGCGCCACCTAAGCCGCCTAACGCGTGTCGGAACCGAGATCGAGGTACACCCGAGTACTAGGCGCACCCTAGAGAGCAAGTATGGCTACTCCTTCGAGAAGCTTCGCCAGCCTTGGCCACCTGCCCCACCTGCGCGGATAGAGGAAACCCCCGACACAACCCTCGCAGACTCTTCCTTCCTACATCACCCATCGACGGAACACCGAGACGAGGGTCAAGCCACGGCATTCACAGTCGCAGACCAGGCGGCATTATGGCTTGACGAGCGCACGGGCTCCCGAGTCGGACTTACCCGCCAGAGAATCTTAGAGCATCTTGCGCAACTCAACCTAGACCAGATCGAAGATGGCGCTTATCGCCGAAGTCGCGTAAGTCAGCGAGAGATAGCCGACGCACTGACTTCCTACTACAAGACCACAGATGGTACTTTCAAGCCCTATTCAGCAAAGGTCGAGTCGGCCAGCATATCGACGAGTGTCCTGACACGGTCAGACTGGACTGATCTGGCATTGCCCCTAGGAGTCGGCCGCGACAATCTGCAACTCCAGTGGGGCACCAGCAAACCTCAGTCATTCACCGACGAGATATGTATCGAAGCCGCCACCACCCGAATCGCAGAGGCTGCAGCCGCAGGAACCAAGGTAATTAACACAGCCCTCTACCGCCTCCTCGATATCAGCATCTCCCCCACAAACCTGGTCGCCAATATCGCCCTAACAGAGTTTCTCGACTATGCATTGACTATGGACCTAC is a window from the Polymorphospora rubra genome containing:
- a CDS encoding helix-turn-helix domain-containing protein produces the protein MNARPSEPLQVPDHLWLTTEAADALGDQDFQRLFRLVARHAHASQTTIGRACGLTQATVSKIMAGKHRPRSLDVIQRIAAGFQIPSQGRTALGLHPDGPEPKTTTPTSEPKTQETPRRNLLGHLIRTRHQQTIEEAARDLKMSPRHLSRLTRVGTEIEVHPSTRRTLESKYGYSFEKLRQPWPPAPPARIEETPDTTLADSSFLHHPSTEHRDEGQATAFTVADQAALWLDERTGSRVGLTRQRILEHLAQLNLDQIEDGAYRRSRVSQREIADALTSYYKTTDGTFKPYSAKVESASISTSVLTRSDWTDLALPLGVGRDNLQLQWGTSKPQSFTDEICIEAATTRIAEAAAAGTKVINTALYRLLDISISPTNLVANIALTEFLDYALTMDLLERELLDTLALRRSAQPGMTPLRDRYLPDMASVVNAGARLCCGGVLALFAAARPPSRGRQQGDYVFLIQERSGRVLNAAGRLAVIPKSFHEPLREYSEDAQISSTLYRELEEELFGRPEVDSTAIHARQADPLHLTRLSPPMRWLMDRTDEPSAWRMEATGFGFNLVSGNFEISTLVLIEDEAWWGEFGGYIEANWESDGLRRYSSLDRQALINLAQDPNWSNEGLFAFLEGLRRLEAVGNEHAIDLPRIKLGI